DNA from Microvirga ossetica:
TCACGACTACAAGAACCAGGGCGAACTTCAGGTGCTGAAGGACATCGCCCCCGCGATCAAGGCTCTAGGCGACGGAACGGGCAAGGGCGTGCTCGTGATCGACGACCTCACCGATACCGGCAAGACCGCGAAGATCGTGCGCGACATGCTGCCGAACGCGCATTTCGCCGCCGTCTATGCCAAGCCCGCCGGGCGCCCCCTGATCGACACCTTCGTGACGGAGGTGAGCCAGGACACCTGGATCTACTTCCCCTGGGATATGGGCCTGGCCTACCAGGCCCCGATCCGCGAGGGATCGGCGGGTTAACGAAACAGGGGGGCGCCCGTGGTGGAATTCGATATCGCGCGGACGCGCAAGACCCTGTTCGGGGCTCTTCTCGACGCAAGGGACAAGTTCGGCCGCAACAAGGAGGCGCTCGAGGATCTGGAGCGCCAGCCGATCACCTTCGGACGCCTCGTCCTCGGCTCGCTGGTGCTCGGACGCAAGCTCGCGGGCCTGACGCGGGAGCGCGAATATGTCGGCGTGCTGCTGCCGAACGTGCAGGCCATTGCGGTCACCCTGTTCGGGCTCAATGCCTTCGGACGCGTGCC
Protein-coding regions in this window:
- the gpt gene encoding xanthine phosphoribosyltransferase, with amino-acid sequence MSPTSPKAFPVSWDQFHRDCRALAWRLASAGPFEAIVCITRGGLVPAAIVARELDVRLIESVCIASYHDYKNQGELQVLKDIAPAIKALGDGTGKGVLVIDDLTDTGKTAKIVRDMLPNAHFAAVYAKPAGRPLIDTFVTEVSQDTWIYFPWDMGLAYQAPIREGSAG